A DNA window from Fibrobacter sp. UWB4 contains the following coding sequences:
- a CDS encoding CotH kinase family protein — MAIYVIATLIVLFFSACSDDSASASGVPITELSIEDFEQPYTGVPRIVIETRKHKAIKDRETEIPAKMQIWNEYEPESEILDLTIKGRGNTTWDFYPKKPYAIKFETKQSLLGMAKAKKWVMLANYRDRTLIRNAVAFELARKTSLAWTPSGKFADVIINGEFLGNYYICEKIEVKKNRLELDDDSYLLEFDTSYDEEFKFKTEYNDLPVNIKYPSEPDKIQYNYITDYINETEKTLQLDADDSTYLDYVDQNSFIDYFTVYALSTNSEPMHPKSVYMHKDKNGKLSAGPVWDFDYSTFKLNKTGLINQKTALFKPFFEKDSFKEAFKQRWPVIKDSLGSMNAFIDSLANYVKESNEQNIKLWPINITAHKIGDEEKSFDEAIEMLKKALQNKIKELDKLVPSL, encoded by the coding sequence ATGGCAATTTACGTAATCGCCACCCTTATAGTTTTGTTCTTTTCTGCCTGTAGTGATGATAGTGCATCAGCAAGCGGAGTACCTATCACAGAACTCTCAATCGAAGACTTTGAGCAACCGTACACAGGTGTTCCAAGAATCGTGATCGAAACGAGAAAACATAAAGCCATAAAGGATCGCGAAACAGAAATCCCCGCAAAAATGCAAATCTGGAACGAGTATGAACCCGAAAGCGAAATCCTGGATTTGACCATAAAGGGAAGAGGAAACACAACGTGGGACTTTTATCCCAAAAAGCCCTACGCAATAAAGTTTGAAACAAAGCAATCCTTACTGGGTATGGCCAAAGCTAAAAAATGGGTCATGCTCGCAAACTATAGAGACCGAACCTTAATTAGAAACGCCGTCGCATTTGAACTTGCCCGTAAAACATCTCTCGCCTGGACCCCAAGCGGCAAGTTTGCAGATGTGATCATAAACGGAGAATTTTTAGGCAACTATTACATCTGCGAAAAAATCGAAGTCAAAAAGAATAGGCTCGAACTAGACGACGACTCCTATTTACTTGAATTCGATACCAGTTACGATGAAGAATTCAAATTTAAAACGGAATACAATGACCTTCCCGTCAATATAAAATACCCAAGCGAGCCAGACAAAATCCAATACAATTATATAACAGACTACATCAATGAAACCGAAAAGACTTTGCAACTAGACGCAGACGATTCCACCTATCTTGACTATGTCGATCAGAATTCTTTTATCGACTACTTCACGGTATACGCATTATCGACAAACAGTGAACCGATGCACCCCAAAAGCGTCTACATGCATAAAGACAAGAACGGCAAGCTTTCTGCCGGCCCCGTTTGGGATTTTGATTACAGCACGTTCAAATTAAACAAGACAGGGCTTATAAATCAAAAAACGGCTTTGTTTAAGCCATTTTTCGAGAAGGATTCTTTCAAAGAAGCATTTAAGCAAAGATGGCCAGTCATTAAAGATTCGCTCGGTTCCATGAACGCCTTTATTGACTCTCTTGCAAATTACGTCAAGGAATCAAACGAACAGAACATAAAGCTTTGGCCCATTAACATCACGGCTCACAAAATAGGTGACGAAGAAAAAAGTTTTGACGAAGCCATTGAAATGCTAAAAAAGGCGCTTCAGAACAAAATCAAAGAACTCGACAAACTGGTTCCTTCGCTTTAA
- a CDS encoding NAD-dependent epimerase/dehydratase family protein: MLDKNVNLNGKIVLVTGAAGFIGCNLCKKLLSDYACAEIVGIDSISDYYDVNIKYERLKEIEALATSTGKKWTFIKANLADKATIDSLFEKYHFAVVVNLAAQAGVRYSITNPDAYIQSNLIGFYNILEACRHFEVEHLVYASSSSVYGSNKKIPYSTDDKVDNPVSLYAATKKSNELMAHAYSKLYNIPSTGLRFFTVYGPAGRPDMAYFGFTNKLKAGKTIQIFNYGKCKRDFTYVDDIVEGVVRVMQHAPEKQNGEDGLPLPPYKVYNIGNNHPENLLDFVTILQEELVRAKVLPADYDFEAHKELVPMQPGDVPVTYADTSALENDFGFKPATPLREGLRKFAEWYATYYGTEK; this comes from the coding sequence ATGCTTGATAAGAATGTCAACCTGAACGGAAAGATAGTCCTCGTCACAGGAGCTGCCGGCTTTATCGGTTGCAACCTCTGCAAGAAACTGCTGAGCGATTATGCCTGCGCTGAAATTGTCGGCATTGACAGCATCTCGGACTACTATGACGTGAACATCAAGTACGAGCGTCTCAAGGAAATTGAGGCTCTCGCCACATCAACCGGGAAAAAATGGACATTCATCAAAGCGAATCTTGCAGACAAGGCGACAATCGACAGCTTGTTCGAAAAGTACCACTTCGCAGTTGTCGTGAACCTCGCCGCCCAGGCAGGCGTCCGCTATTCCATTACGAATCCGGATGCCTACATCCAGAGCAACCTTATCGGCTTCTACAACATCCTGGAAGCCTGCCGACATTTTGAAGTCGAGCACCTCGTGTACGCGAGTTCCTCCAGCGTGTACGGCAGCAACAAGAAAATCCCGTACTCCACCGACGACAAGGTCGATAACCCGGTCTCGCTGTACGCCGCCACCAAGAAGAGCAACGAGCTCATGGCACACGCCTACAGCAAGCTCTACAACATCCCGAGCACGGGGCTGCGCTTCTTTACCGTCTACGGACCCGCAGGCCGCCCGGACATGGCCTACTTCGGCTTTACAAACAAGCTTAAGGCCGGCAAGACGATCCAGATTTTCAACTACGGCAAGTGCAAGCGCGACTTTACTTACGTCGATGACATTGTCGAAGGCGTTGTGCGCGTGATGCAGCATGCACCCGAAAAGCAAAACGGCGAAGACGGTCTCCCGCTCCCGCCGTACAAGGTCTACAACATCGGCAACAACCACCCGGAAAATTTGCTCGACTTCGTAACGATCCTCCAGGAAGAACTCGTCCGTGCGAAAGTGCTCCCTGCCGATTACGACTTCGAAGCGCACAAGGAACTTGTGCCCATGCAGCCCGGCGACGTGCCCGTGACCTATGCCGACACAAGCGCCCTGGAGAATGATTTCGGATTCAAGCCCGCAACACCTCTCCGCGAAGGACTTAGAAAATTCGCAGAATGGTATGCAACGTATTACGGAACTGAAAAATAA
- a CDS encoding UDP-glucose/GDP-mannose dehydrogenase family protein: protein MNIAIVGTGYVGLVSGTCFAEMGVNVTCVDVNQAKIESLQKGEIPIYEPGLDEMVLRNQREGRLKFTTDLASVLDNVEMVFSAVGTPPDEDGSADLQYVLAVARTFGQNIKKYTVLVTKSTVPVGTAKKVKAAIQEELDKRGVNVPFDVASNPEFLKEGSAITDFMKPDRVVVGVESEQAKELMTRLYRPMMLNNFRVIFTDIPSAEMIKYAANSMLATRISFMNDIANLCELVGADVNMVRKGIGSDTRIGSKFLYPGCGYGGSCFPKDVKALIKTAEKNGYKMGVLKAVEEVNEYQKTVLFNKLAKRFGGEANLKGKTIAMWGLAFKPETDDMREATALVLIDKLVKAGAIVRVYDPVAINECKRRMAARDDAAAIAKQIVYCNDMYEALLDADALLLVTEWKQFRMPSFGVMKKSMKNALIIDGRNIYDAKELADAGFEYSAIGC from the coding sequence ATGAATATTGCTATTGTCGGTACCGGTTACGTTGGACTTGTTAGCGGTACATGCTTTGCCGAAATGGGTGTCAACGTGACTTGCGTTGATGTGAACCAGGCCAAGATTGAATCTCTCCAGAAAGGTGAAATTCCTATATACGAACCGGGTCTCGATGAAATGGTGCTCAGGAACCAGCGCGAAGGCCGCCTCAAATTCACGACCGATCTTGCAAGCGTTCTCGACAATGTTGAAATGGTATTTAGCGCCGTGGGTACGCCTCCCGATGAAGACGGCTCCGCCGACTTGCAGTATGTGCTCGCCGTGGCCCGCACGTTTGGCCAGAACATCAAGAAGTACACCGTTCTCGTGACCAAGTCTACAGTCCCGGTCGGCACCGCCAAGAAGGTCAAGGCGGCCATCCAGGAAGAACTCGACAAGCGCGGCGTGAACGTTCCGTTCGACGTGGCCAGCAACCCGGAATTTCTGAAGGAAGGTTCCGCTATTACGGACTTCATGAAGCCCGACCGCGTTGTCGTTGGCGTGGAAAGCGAACAGGCGAAGGAACTCATGACCCGCCTCTACCGCCCGATGATGCTCAACAACTTCCGCGTGATTTTCACGGACATCCCGAGCGCAGAAATGATCAAGTACGCCGCGAACTCCATGCTCGCGACCCGCATCAGTTTCATGAACGACATCGCAAACCTCTGCGAACTTGTGGGTGCCGATGTGAACATGGTGAGAAAGGGCATCGGTAGCGATACCCGTATCGGTAGCAAATTCCTCTACCCGGGCTGCGGCTACGGTGGAAGCTGCTTCCCGAAGGACGTGAAGGCCCTCATCAAGACCGCCGAAAAGAATGGCTACAAAATGGGCGTTTTGAAGGCTGTCGAAGAAGTCAACGAATACCAGAAGACAGTTCTTTTCAACAAACTTGCAAAGCGTTTCGGCGGCGAAGCAAACCTCAAGGGCAAGACAATCGCCATGTGGGGCCTCGCCTTCAAGCCCGAAACAGATGACATGCGCGAAGCGACCGCTCTCGTGCTTATCGACAAGCTTGTTAAGGCAGGAGCCATTGTCCGCGTCTACGACCCGGTCGCCATAAACGAATGCAAGCGCAGAATGGCCGCACGAGATGACGCCGCTGCAATCGCAAAACAGATCGTCTACTGCAACGACATGTACGAAGCATTGCTCGATGCCGACGCCCTCCTCCTCGTGACCGAATGGAAGCAGTTCCGTATGCCGAGCTTCGGCGTGATGAAGAAGTCCATGAAGAACGCCCTCATCATCGACGGCCGCAATATCTACGATGCAAAGGAACTCGCCGACGCAGGATTTGAATACAGCGCCATCGGTTGCTAA
- a CDS encoding co-chaperone YbbN: MIDLRKNWAMNIATFVVSAVLAAGAFSSAFAKSTPSADEDIKIVKINDDNFEKEILHSKKPVILEISSTSCPPCLVMIPTLIGIAKNYSDIKIASIGIDEPNIEKIKNTLPIQAFPTFFFIKDGRIINQRVGVIKEPELLSALDYTPKPNATQKAKSKPKKKNAHKNLVCKVDGQFNGLKNLVTISFVFGDSEIENVDIVTDVFVPPEQFDKRDQMMDRIRASGKGEVAPTMTGFQMHIDNDCRFMKAMDMKRTSTYGEMRAGLELQGFTCK; this comes from the coding sequence ATGATTGACTTAAGAAAAAATTGGGCGATGAATATCGCGACTTTTGTAGTGTCTGCGGTTCTCGCGGCGGGGGCGTTTAGTAGTGCTTTTGCGAAGAGCACTCCGTCTGCTGACGAAGATATTAAAATCGTTAAAATCAACGATGACAATTTCGAAAAGGAAATTCTGCATTCCAAGAAGCCAGTGATTCTCGAGATTTCATCGACAAGTTGCCCGCCGTGCCTTGTCATGATTCCGACGCTTATCGGTATTGCGAAAAATTACAGCGATATCAAGATTGCGTCTATCGGGATTGACGAACCGAATATCGAAAAGATCAAGAATACGCTTCCGATTCAGGCGTTCCCGACGTTCTTTTTCATCAAGGACGGTCGCATTATCAACCAGCGCGTGGGCGTTATCAAGGAGCCTGAACTTCTGAGCGCTTTGGATTACACGCCGAAACCGAATGCAACGCAAAAGGCGAAGAGCAAACCGAAAAAGAAAAATGCGCACAAGAATCTTGTCTGCAAGGTAGATGGCCAGTTCAATGGACTCAAGAATCTTGTGACGATTTCGTTTGTGTTCGGCGATTCAGAAATTGAAAATGTCGATATCGTGACGGATGTGTTTGTGCCGCCGGAACAGTTTGACAAGCGCGACCAGATGATGGATCGTATCCGTGCAAGTGGCAAGGGCGAGGTCGCTCCGACGATGACAGGTTTCCAGATGCATATCGACAATGATTGCCGATTCATGAAGGCTATGGACATGAAGCGCACTTCGACTTACGGCGAAATGCGCGCTGGGCTTGAGTTGCAGGGATTTACTTGCAAATAG
- a CDS encoding cellulase family glycosylhydrolase → MKNKFLFLFLAVSASQAAVNLGVSLGDSIKPVTHVATGSLYGLTESLPSNIERDVAPLKPNVFLSPARSGNGRQQPIGGAFLVAPRVESIGAKIQIRLADVLPGWPYKFQNMDHWKNEVKSVINDKLKSNNKNFDGYEIWNEPNDTWKSNIDFNSGLWKQTYDLIRQMDPGAKIIGPSYSFYHASQMEAFIKYCAQNNCLPDVVSWHQWGSGGFVGAVETYRALEKKYNVTPRPLSINEYSSTEHSEEGCPGLSVPFIAKFERHGVESAMISWWFVPLPGRLGSLLTKDNERGGGWWLYKWYGDMSGYMAKVTPPNDKSDGVDGFAALDKKKGFASIVLGGNTKGDVNVNISGIPAEFGSQVNVSVEYVVWENKDKAVPSTTTVSNKDYDVSGGKITVPVNITNTKYGYRVYITPIIPQAPYKDTAMEIPGKVEVENYDVGGSGKAYLDLDDDNKGGEYREDAVDIVKAGDGYAVGYTQEGEWLEYTVKVAEKEDYAVSVRYATSSENTGMKLYVDGEVALDNVAFPQGAGWETYSTVDAGKVSLSAGEHVLKLEIVGNYVNIDWLNFESEKTIAIGKPMLHAVPHEASYDVFDMQGRLVAKLKAFGSESLRSKISATVKRSGTYIAKPQTGGKMLRISVK, encoded by the coding sequence ATGAAAAACAAATTTCTCTTTTTATTTTTGGCGGTTTCTGCTTCTCAGGCCGCGGTGAATCTGGGTGTAAGTCTTGGCGATAGCATCAAGCCGGTGACGCATGTGGCGACGGGCTCGCTTTATGGCCTTACTGAGAGTCTTCCGAGCAATATCGAGCGTGATGTCGCCCCGCTCAAGCCGAACGTGTTCCTTTCTCCGGCGCGCAGCGGTAACGGTCGCCAACAGCCGATTGGTGGGGCTTTCCTTGTGGCTCCCCGTGTCGAAAGCATTGGTGCGAAAATTCAGATTCGCCTTGCTGACGTTTTACCGGGATGGCCGTACAAGTTCCAGAATATGGACCACTGGAAAAATGAAGTAAAATCGGTCATCAACGACAAGCTTAAATCAAACAACAAGAATTTTGACGGTTACGAAATCTGGAACGAGCCGAATGACACTTGGAAATCGAATATCGACTTCAATTCCGGTCTCTGGAAACAGACTTACGATTTAATTCGGCAGATGGACCCTGGTGCAAAGATTATCGGCCCTTCGTACTCTTTCTACCACGCTTCGCAAATGGAAGCGTTTATCAAGTATTGTGCACAGAATAACTGCTTGCCCGATGTCGTGAGCTGGCACCAGTGGGGGAGTGGAGGCTTTGTTGGAGCTGTCGAAACCTACCGCGCGCTTGAAAAAAAGTATAACGTGACTCCGCGTCCGCTGAGCATCAACGAATATTCTTCGACGGAGCATTCCGAAGAAGGTTGCCCGGGTTTGTCGGTGCCGTTTATTGCAAAGTTTGAACGTCACGGCGTCGAAAGCGCAATGATTTCCTGGTGGTTTGTACCGCTTCCAGGTCGTTTGGGGAGCCTTCTCACCAAGGACAATGAACGTGGTGGCGGCTGGTGGCTTTATAAGTGGTATGGCGACATGAGTGGTTACATGGCTAAAGTGACCCCGCCGAACGACAAGAGCGATGGCGTGGACGGTTTTGCCGCTCTCGACAAGAAGAAGGGCTTTGCAAGTATTGTGCTTGGCGGCAACACCAAGGGCGATGTGAACGTAAATATTTCGGGCATCCCTGCAGAATTTGGCAGTCAGGTAAATGTCTCTGTAGAATATGTTGTATGGGAAAATAAGGACAAGGCAGTGCCTTCGACCACGACTGTATCAAATAAGGATTACGATGTCAGTGGCGGAAAGATTACGGTGCCTGTAAATATCACGAATACAAAGTATGGCTATCGTGTGTATATCACGCCGATTATTCCGCAAGCCCCTTACAAGGATACGGCTATGGAGATTCCTGGTAAAGTCGAAGTCGAAAATTACGATGTAGGCGGTTCGGGCAAGGCTTATCTTGATTTGGATGATGACAACAAGGGTGGTGAATATCGCGAAGACGCTGTTGATATCGTGAAGGCCGGTGATGGCTATGCTGTTGGTTACACGCAAGAGGGCGAATGGCTTGAGTACACTGTGAAGGTTGCTGAAAAAGAAGATTACGCGGTTTCAGTCCGCTATGCGACTTCTTCGGAAAATACGGGCATGAAGCTGTATGTCGATGGCGAGGTCGCCTTGGACAATGTCGCGTTCCCGCAAGGCGCGGGCTGGGAAACTTATTCGACGGTCGATGCCGGGAAGGTGAGTCTTTCTGCGGGCGAGCATGTGCTCAAGCTTGAAATTGTCGGAAACTATGTCAATATCGATTGGCTGAACTTTGAAAGCGAAAAGACGATTGCGATTGGAAAGCCTATGCTGCACGCTGTTCCGCATGAGGCTAGTTATGATGTGTTCGATATGCAAGGTCGCCTTGTTGCAAAATTGAAGGCGTTCGGCTCCGAAAGTTTGCGCTCAAAAATTTCAGCTACGGTGAAGCGCTCTGGAACCTACATTGCAAAGCCTCAAACGGGCGGAAAAATGTTGCGAATTTCGGTGAAATAG
- a CDS encoding low molecular weight protein-tyrosine-phosphatase, with translation MIKILFVCHGNICRSPMAEFVMKKLVRDLRDSNPQASDFEIASAATSTEEIGNPVYPPARRMLARHGIDCSGKTARQMTVADYNHYDYIVLMDQNNLRNLRWILPRDIYEQELAQYNKDRESAQIQDAHDSQAGKISLLMDWAGKNRDVADPWYTGDFEATWQDVNEGCTALLQHILKNS, from the coding sequence ATGATAAAAATCTTGTTCGTATGTCACGGGAACATTTGCCGTAGCCCGATGGCAGAATTTGTAATGAAAAAGTTGGTCCGCGATTTGCGAGACTCGAACCCGCAAGCAAGCGACTTCGAGATTGCATCAGCAGCGACAAGCACCGAAGAAATCGGAAATCCGGTGTACCCGCCCGCAAGGCGCATGCTCGCACGTCACGGAATCGACTGTAGCGGAAAAACGGCCAGACAAATGACCGTCGCCGACTACAATCATTACGACTACATCGTGCTCATGGATCAAAACAACCTGCGGAATCTCCGCTGGATTTTGCCCCGCGACATTTACGAACAAGAACTTGCACAGTACAACAAAGATCGAGAATCAGCGCAAATTCAAGATGCGCACGATTCCCAAGCCGGTAAAATTTCACTTCTCATGGATTGGGCGGGCAAGAACCGAGATGTCGCTGATCCCTGGTACACAGGCGATTTCGAAGCCACCTGGCAAGACGTCAACGAAGGTTGTACCGCCTTGCTACAGCACATTTTGAAAAATTCATAG
- a CDS encoding MarR family winged helix-turn-helix transcriptional regulator, which produces MNCSLKLENQLCFPLYAVSKEITRRYAPFLEPLALTYTQYIVMLVLWEEKKCNVTELGQKLYLDSGTLTPLLKKLESKGYITRTREASDERCLSVSLTNEGEMLQHKAASVPKSMASCVNLSEDEAKSLYCTLYKILESLRKDA; this is translated from the coding sequence ATGAACTGTTCACTAAAACTTGAAAATCAACTATGCTTTCCGTTGTACGCCGTCTCCAAGGAAATCACGCGCCGTTACGCGCCATTCCTGGAGCCGCTTGCCCTCACCTACACGCAGTACATTGTGATGCTCGTGCTGTGGGAAGAGAAAAAATGTAACGTCACTGAACTCGGGCAGAAACTCTACCTCGATTCGGGAACGCTGACCCCGCTCCTGAAAAAGCTCGAGAGCAAAGGCTACATCACGCGCACCCGCGAAGCAAGCGACGAGCGTTGCCTTTCGGTAAGCCTGACCAACGAAGGTGAAATGTTGCAGCATAAAGCAGCGAGCGTTCCTAAGTCCATGGCAAGTTGTGTAAACTTGTCAGAAGACGAAGCAAAGTCGCTTTACTGCACACTTTACAAAATCTTGGAAAGCCTTAGGAAAGACGCATGA
- a CDS encoding glutathione peroxidase yields the protein MNIYDYTLIDGKGNNVPLANFKGKVMLIVNTATGCGFTPHYKPIEKMYSDFHDKGFEVIDIPCNQFKGQTPGTDDEIHEFCTLKYGTEFPQMKKSDVNGPNELPLYTYLKSQKGFEGFGFGVKAAAMAILLRSIDKDYKNNPDIKWNFTKFVVDREGNVVARFEPTADMNDVRACVEKLL from the coding sequence ATGAACATCTACGATTACACTCTCATCGACGGAAAGGGAAACAATGTTCCGCTCGCAAACTTCAAAGGCAAAGTGATGCTCATCGTGAACACAGCAACCGGCTGCGGATTCACCCCGCATTACAAGCCGATTGAAAAGATGTACTCCGACTTTCATGACAAAGGATTCGAAGTCATCGACATTCCCTGCAACCAGTTCAAAGGACAAACGCCCGGCACGGACGACGAAATCCACGAATTCTGTACGCTCAAGTACGGTACGGAATTTCCGCAGATGAAAAAGTCCGACGTGAACGGTCCAAACGAACTCCCGCTCTACACTTATCTGAAATCGCAAAAAGGTTTCGAAGGTTTCGGGTTCGGAGTGAAAGCCGCCGCGATGGCCATACTCCTCAGGAGTATCGACAAGGATTACAAGAATAATCCGGACATCAAGTGGAACTTCACCAAGTTCGTAGTAGACCGCGAAGGAAACGTCGTCGCGCGATTCGAGCCCACCGCCGACATGAACGACGTACGGGCTTGCGTTGAAAAGCTACTTTAG
- a CDS encoding (deoxy)nucleoside triphosphate pyrophosphohydrolase, which produces MKSIEVVAGVITDGGRIFATQRGYGDQKDGWEFPGGKMEPGETPEQALVRELQEELDVKVIVGEKICTVEYDYPKFHLTMHCFYCTLAAGCKPKLLEHEDAKWLDRANLNTVNWLPADIEVVKHL; this is translated from the coding sequence ATGAAATCTATAGAAGTTGTCGCGGGTGTTATCACGGATGGCGGGCGCATTTTTGCCACGCAGCGTGGGTATGGCGACCAAAAAGATGGCTGGGAATTTCCGGGCGGCAAGATGGAACCGGGAGAAACGCCCGAACAGGCGCTAGTCCGTGAACTCCAGGAAGAACTTGATGTTAAAGTGATTGTTGGCGAGAAGATTTGTACGGTGGAATACGATTACCCGAAATTTCACCTGACGATGCATTGCTTTTACTGTACGCTCGCCGCAGGCTGCAAGCCAAAACTCTTGGAACACGAAGACGCCAAATGGCTTGACCGCGCAAACTTAAATACCGTCAACTGGCTCCCCGCTGACATCGAAGTCGTAAAACATCTTTAG
- a CDS encoding ketopantoate reductase family protein has protein sequence MKQIKSVAVVGLGAVGAVVAEQLLSVLGNKLYCVMDAERKARYQASGIVINGKKADFNFVTPDEVPVVDLVIFATKNLQFNEALEEAKNAVGPNTALLSLLNGVHSETEIERVYGAEKTLYGFIVNLQSINQHGNIDCAGRGIILFGEKDNHRSERVEAIHQLFEAAHIVHKIPENIRLEMWKKLLMNTVFNSIGAICRSTFAGFNFPVMQSLVRKIGNEVIQVANAEGFALTNEDLEENLRLTCNYTPLGKCSMLQDIEAGRKTENAYFCGTISKLGKAHGIPTPYCEFLGELLEGTELARELQK, from the coding sequence ATGAAGCAGATCAAATCAGTTGCAGTTGTGGGTCTCGGGGCTGTCGGTGCCGTTGTGGCAGAACAGCTCTTGAGCGTTCTTGGGAACAAGCTTTATTGCGTGATGGACGCCGAACGCAAGGCGCGCTACCAGGCAAGCGGAATCGTCATCAACGGGAAAAAGGCGGACTTCAACTTCGTCACGCCGGACGAAGTCCCTGTCGTTGACCTCGTGATTTTTGCAACCAAGAATTTGCAATTCAACGAAGCGCTCGAAGAAGCGAAAAATGCGGTCGGTCCGAACACCGCGTTACTTTCGCTTTTGAACGGAGTGCATTCCGAAACAGAAATTGAACGCGTTTACGGTGCAGAAAAGACGTTGTACGGATTCATTGTCAATTTGCAGTCCATCAACCAGCACGGAAATATCGACTGCGCTGGCCGAGGCATCATCCTCTTTGGCGAAAAAGACAACCACCGATCTGAGCGCGTCGAAGCCATCCACCAGCTTTTTGAAGCAGCGCACATCGTCCACAAGATTCCAGAGAACATCCGTCTGGAAATGTGGAAAAAGCTTTTGATGAACACCGTGTTCAATTCAATCGGAGCCATTTGCCGTTCGACATTTGCGGGTTTCAACTTCCCGGTGATGCAATCGCTTGTGCGTAAAATCGGGAACGAAGTCATTCAGGTGGCAAACGCCGAAGGCTTTGCGCTCACGAACGAAGACCTCGAAGAGAACTTGCGACTCACATGCAACTACACGCCACTCGGCAAGTGTTCCATGTTGCAGGACATCGAGGCCGGACGCAAAACGGAAAACGCGTATTTCTGCGGGACCATCAGCAAGCTCGGGAAGGCTCACGGGATTCCGACTCCCTACTGCGAGTTCTTAGGCGAACTCCTCGAAGGGACCGAACTCGCGCGAGAATTGCAAAAATAA
- a CDS encoding Gfo/Idh/MocA family protein, which translates to MKNLKFAILGCGHIATKMAAAVKTLENQGKGVECYAVASRNLEKATAFAKEYGFEKAYGSYEALAADSAIGLIYIATPHSHHHEFAKLCIEHGRNILVEKAFTANAKLAAEVISLAHDKGVFLCEAMWTRFLPALETIRNWIRDGRIGRVETVEADFSMKLSDRGRMHDPALAGGALLDIGIYSLTFADLFLGTRETPDGNIVRNEIASMDCKCIKFKTGVDATDWMNLTYENGQKAYLKTSMVSPTHNEGVIYGTAGQIRVQNLNDMVKLELYDDAGNVVETIEPTRLCNCYEYEVLACKEAIENPAQFRHEICDGSIDNCSNSRALSNVAHSIVWERPEMTHAKTMEFMTLMDKIREQFGVRYPFEE; encoded by the coding sequence ATGAAAAATTTGAAGTTTGCGATTCTTGGGTGCGGTCATATTGCGACAAAGATGGCGGCCGCTGTAAAAACTTTGGAAAATCAGGGGAAGGGCGTGGAATGCTATGCCGTGGCTTCCCGCAATTTGGAAAAGGCGACCGCTTTTGCCAAGGAATATGGCTTTGAAAAAGCGTATGGAAGTTATGAGGCGCTGGCTGCGGATTCTGCAATCGGTTTGATTTATATTGCGACACCGCATTCGCACCATCATGAATTTGCGAAACTTTGCATTGAGCATGGCCGGAACATCTTGGTCGAAAAGGCTTTTACGGCGAACGCGAAGCTTGCCGCCGAAGTGATTTCGCTAGCGCATGACAAGGGCGTTTTCTTGTGCGAGGCGATGTGGACGCGATTCCTGCCTGCGCTGGAGACCATTCGCAACTGGATTCGCGATGGCCGCATTGGCCGTGTCGAAACGGTTGAAGCCGATTTTTCGATGAAACTTAGCGATAGGGGCCGTATGCATGACCCGGCGCTTGCGGGCGGTGCGCTTCTAGATATCGGTATTTACAGCCTCACGTTTGCGGACTTGTTCCTCGGCACGCGCGAAACTCCTGATGGCAACATCGTCCGCAATGAAATTGCATCGATGGATTGCAAATGCATCAAGTTCAAGACTGGCGTGGATGCGACCGACTGGATGAATCTCACGTACGAAAACGGCCAGAAGGCTTATCTCAAGACTTCGATGGTCTCGCCAACGCATAACGAGGGCGTGATTTATGGGACGGCTGGGCAAATTCGTGTGCAGAATTTAAATGACATGGTAAAGTTGGAACTGTATGATGACGCTGGGAATGTTGTTGAAACAATTGAGCCTACGCGTCTTTGCAACTGCTACGAATACGAAGTTCTCGCATGCAAAGAGGCAATTGAAAATCCTGCGCAGTTCCGGCACGAAATTTGCGACGGTTCGATTGACAATTGCTCGAATTCTCGCGCACTCTCGAATGTCGCGCACTCTATCGTTTGGGAACGCCCGGAAATGACTCACGCAAAGACGATGGAATTCATGACGCTCATGGATAAAATTCGCGAGCAGTTTGGCGTACGTTATCCGTTCGAAGAATAA